The DNA region TCGGACGGTCGTCAGCTCGATCGTCGCCGTCGCCCAGGGTGGGCGAGATGTCGAGTGGCTACGCAATGTGTTGCACTCGAATGACCGGGCAATGGCCGGCGAGCCGGCCCCGCCAGAAGGACTTGTTCTCTGGCGCGTGCGATACGACGATAAACGCGACGACTCGGATGACGGGTGTCGTTCACACTGGGAGTACGGAATAGAGCCATGATGAGCAGGACGTACACGCCACGCGCATCGGAAATCGATCGTCGCTGGTATATCGTCGACGCCGAGGGCCTGACTCTCGGTCGTCTGGCGACGCAGATCGCCACCGTGCTGCGCGGCAAGCACAAGCCGACGTACACGCCGAACATGGATGTCGGCGATTACGTCATCGTCGTCAACGCCGAGAAGATCCACGTCACCGGTGGCAAGCGCGAGAAGAAGATGTATTATCGCCACTCCGGCTATCCGGGTGGCTTCCGCCAGACCGTGCTGAAGGACATGCTCGCGAAGCATCCGGAGCGGGTCATCGAGAAGGCAGTTAAGGGCATGGTGCCGCGCACCTCGCTCGGCGCGGAGCAACTGCGC from Thermomicrobiales bacterium includes:
- the rplM gene encoding 50S ribosomal protein L13, giving the protein MSRTYTPRASEIDRRWYIVDAEGLTLGRLATQIATVLRGKHKPTYTPNMDVGDYVIVVNAEKIHVTGGKREKKMYYRHSGYPGGFRQTVLKDMLAKHPERVIEKAVKGMVPRTSLGAEQLR